The Kosmotoga olearia TBF 19.5.1 sequence ACACCGTTTGCCAGACTTGATAATCTCAGGGCAAGAACGGTCATGCTGAATTGCTGATGGCCCCCAACACCTCTTTCGAGACCAAGGTCTATGAATTCCTGTCTTGAAGCATTCAGTTTTGGCCAGAATTCTGAGAAGTATTTGTCTATGAGGCTCAGGTCAAAGACATCGTTACCGGCGGGGACAGGTGTATGCGTTGTGAAAATGTTGGTGGCGCGGGTCAATTCTATGGCTGTTCTAAAGTCGAGCTTTTTGCCCTGAACATACTCTCTGATCCTTTCCAATGCAAGAAAGGCAGCATGCCCTTCGTTCATGTGCCATACCTTCGGATTGTAACCGAGCATCCTGAGAGCCCTGACACCACCAATTCCGAGGACGAGTTCCTGCTGAATTCGCGTCTCGCGATTTCCGCCGTAAAGCTGGGCTGTAATCTTTCTGTCTTCGGGATCGTTCATGGGAACATCCGTATCAAGAAGCAGAAGGACTGAACGCCCAACCATCGCTTTCCAGACCTTTGCCCAGACCTTTCTTCCGGGAAATTCAATGTTTACATAAATCTCTTCACCTTTTTCATTCGTTGCGGATACTACCGGAAAGTCGGAAAAATCATAACTGGGAAATTCAGAATGCTGCCAGCCTGTTTTGTCTATGGTTTGCACAAAGTAACCATGACGATACAACAAACCAACCCCAACGATGTTAAGTCCAAGATCGCTGGCGGTTTTCAGGTGGTCTCCTGCAAGGATCCCCAGCCCCCCAGAATAGATAGGGAAAGATTCGTGAAGGCCGTATTCAGCACAAAAATACGCTACAAGCTCGTTTTTTCTGTCGGGGTGATTTTTGTCCATCCATGTATTGCTGTTGTTCATATACGCATCGAATTCTGCAACAACTTCGGCATATTCTTTTAGAAACTTTTCGTTCTTTGCAAGCTCGTTGAGTTTCTGCTGGTTAATTCGCCTTATGAGTTTTACTGGACTTCTCTTTACCTCGTACCAGAGTTCTGAATCCATCGAACGGAAAAGAGCTTCTACTTTCGGGTTCCACGTCCACCATAGATTGTAAGCAAGTTCCTCGAGACGTTTCAATTTCTCGGGAAGCTTTGGAACCACAGTGATTTTTTCCAGGAAGTACATCTCTACTCCTCCTCCCAATCAGGTGAAAAAGGGCGTCCGCTTATGATTATAACGTATATTTGTATAGAATTCCACGTCTATTTGCCTCTGAAGGGGAAATTTCACGAAATATCGGCTCAAATGGGGGATTTTGAATATCGCTGCTTCGCAGCGGAAACGAATCCCTTCGGGATTGAAACGACCGGCCGCGCCGGTGATACGTACTCCTGATAAGAATCGAGAGTCCGAGAGTCCGAGAACCGAGAGGGCCGTTGCGTGGCGGATACGAATCCCTTCGGGATTGACCCGAACTCCTTCGGAGTTGTCTCGAACCACTCCGTGGTTGTTCCGAACCGCAAGCGGTTGAAAAAAGCAGTCATTCTGGAGATTTCTTATCCAGAATCTTGGTATCTCAAGTACGAGATCCTGAATCAAGTTCAGGATGACGGGTGTACAAAGAATCGTAGATTCGACCGGCTGCGCCGGTGTTACGAACTCCTGCGGAGTTGCCTCGAACCACTGCGTGGTTGAAAAAAGCTGACATTCTGGAAATGTTTAATCGCAGAATCTGCTGCACAAGCTGACGTTCTGGAGATGTCTTATCCAGAATCTTGTTTTCAGACGAGATCCTGAATCAAGTTCAGGATGACAGGTGGGAGTGTTCGGGTTTTAATGTATCTCGATTTTCACGTACAATCTACAACCCAGAACCGACAACGGCTTTTATCGCCGCGCAGCGGCTTTCTCGGACTCTCGTTTTTTGCTGCTCTTCTAAAAATAAAACAGGGTAAGCATTAAGCTTCCCCCGTTTTTATTTTTTGCTATTTCTTATCTTTTCTTGACCCCTCTTTTTTTATCGAGTCTCCTGCGGTACGCCGAAAGCTTTTGAGAGCTATCACGCATGAAACGGGCAAGTTTTCTCTCGAAATCCTGACTTGTAGCCTGTTCCTCCCCCTGATTTCCTCCGGCGTCTTTGATGGACAATTCCCATTTTCCGTCCTTAGTTGTACCAAGAACCTTCGCTGTGATCTCCTGTCCAACTTTCAGGTAATCATCGATATTCTTTACATAACCCTTCGAAACCTTGGAAATGTGAATGAATCCTTCTTCTCCGCCTTCAAGAGTAACAAAAGCTCCGTACTTCCTAACTGCGGTAACTTTGCCCTGAACAATGTTACCAACTTTCACACTCACACTCTAAACCTCCAGTAATGTTTATGATTTAGTAATGACGACATGCTGGGCTTTACAGCTCAGTAATTGTCGCCGTACTTGTTTCTGAATTTCTGTACTCTTCCTTCAGTATCGACGATCAACGACCCAGTATCGCCTTTGTAGAATGGGTGGCAATTGGAGCAAAGATCGATCTTAATATCCTCTTTCATCGTCCAGAACTTGTGCTCCGCCCCGCATGTACACTTTACGGTGATCAGCTTTAGCTCGGGATGGATGCCTTTTTTCATCAGGACTTCACCTCTTCAATAGTTTAATTTTACAGGCTTCATTATATCATATGTTTTA is a genomic window containing:
- a CDS encoding S1 RNA-binding domain-containing protein — translated: MKVGNIVQGKVTAVRKYGAFVTLEGGEEGFIHISKVSKGYVKNIDDYLKVGQEITAKVLGTTKDGKWELSIKDAGGNQGEEQATSQDFERKLARFMRDSSQKLSAYRRRLDKKRGVKKR
- the rpmE gene encoding 50S ribosomal protein L31, which gives rise to MKKGIHPELKLITVKCTCGAEHKFWTMKEDIKIDLCSNCHPFYKGDTGSLIVDTEGRVQKFRNKYGDNY